The Parabacteroides sp. FAFU027 genome includes a window with the following:
- a CDS encoding RidA family protein encodes MKKVIATNQAPAAIGPYSQAVEVNNMLFTSGQIPVDPATGEFASDDIVGQTVQVFKNINAILAEAGYTMDNVVKTTVFLTDMSYFAEMNAVYAEEFGDSFPARSTVAVKALPKGALVEIEVIAVK; translated from the coding sequence ATGAAAAAAGTAATTGCTACCAATCAGGCTCCGGCAGCCATCGGGCCATACAGCCAGGCTGTAGAGGTTAATAATATGCTTTTTACATCCGGTCAGATACCGGTTGACCCTGCCACCGGCGAGTTTGCATCTGACGATATCGTCGGCCAGACCGTACAGGTTTTTAAAAATATCAATGCTATCCTGGCAGAAGCGGGTTACACTATGGACAATGTGGTTAAGACCACAGTATTCCTTACCGATATGAGCTATTTTGCTGAGATGAATGCGGTATATGCCGAGGAATTTGGTGACAGCTTCCCTGCCCGTTCTACCGTAGCGGTAAAGGCTTTGCCAAAAGGAGCTTTGGTGGAAATCGAAGTGATTGCGGTGAAATAA